Genomic window (Agromyces mariniharenae):
CTGTTCGTCGCGAGCCCGGTCTTCTTCACCTGGCTCGGCCGCGTCATCGCCGCACGGCTGGCGAAGACGGGCGTGGCCCGGCAGTCGGTGGGCGACCGGCAGAACGCGGCCTAGACGCGAACGGATGCCGCGCGGCATCCGCTCGGCCCTGAGGAGCGGAGCGTCCGGAGACGCGAAGAGCGGATGCCGTCGGGCATCCGCTCTCCACTGCTGTGGTGCTTGCGATCACACGAAGTGGTTCGCACGCTCCAGGTCTTCGGCGAAGTCGATCTCGACCGCGTAGAGGTCGGAGATGTCCATCGGCTCGACGAGCATGCCCTGCTTCTCGATGGCGAGCTCGATGCCGCGCTCGAAGTAGTCCTGGTCGCCCACGCGCTGCAGGAACGCGAGGAGTGCCGCCTTGTCGCGGCTCGACACGTAGTTGATGCCGACCGCCTCACCGAGACCGCCCTTGACGGTCTTCGAGAGCTCCTTGATGTAGCCCTCGGCGGTGGTGGTGTACTTGACCTCCTCGTCGGACACCTTCGCGGTGTTGACGGTCACGAACGACTGGTCGCGCTCGATGAACGGGAGGGCGCGGTCGAGGATGCGCGGGTCGAACACGACGTCGCCGTTCATCCAGAGCACGCCGCCCGCCTGCGACGCCGCGAGGGCGCGCATGAGGCTCTTCGAGGTGTTCGTCTGGTCGTACTCCTCGTTGTAGACGAACGACGCCTGCGGGAACGCCTCGATGATGTGCTCGAGCTTGTAGCCGACGACGATCGTCACGTTCGGGTCCTTGCCGAAGGCGTGCTCGATGTTGTCGAACTGCTGGCGCATGATGGTGCGGCCGTCGCTGAGCTCGGTGAGCGGTTTGGGGAGGGATCGTCCGAGCCGGCTCCCCATGCCGGCTGCCAGAATCACGATCTGGGTCACTGCATCTCCTTATGGTGGTCGGATGCCGCGGGCGATCGGCCCCTCGCCGATTCTTCACCCGTCGTTCACCCGGAAGTTCACATGTGGACACGCCGTTATGCCGATTTACAGGGTACCGGGCGACCCCTTCGGTGAACGAGTCGAGCCCGACGTCGTAGTGTGATCGTGATGCGACGCTCAGGAAACCCACAGGTTCCCCCGCGCGTCGCATGACGACCCGACTGGGGAACGCGGGTCGCGGTTGGTAGGTTGTCTGGGTGACTTCCGTTTCGCGCTCCGAACACGACGACGAAGCTCCCGAAGGC
Coding sequences:
- a CDS encoding phosphocholine cytidylyltransferase family protein, translating into MTQIVILAAGMGSRLGRSLPKPLTELSDGRTIMRQQFDNIEHAFGKDPNVTIVVGYKLEHIIEAFPQASFVYNEEYDQTNTSKSLMRALAASQAGGVLWMNGDVVFDPRILDRALPFIERDQSFVTVNTAKVSDEEVKYTTTAEGYIKELSKTVKGGLGEAVGINYVSSRDKAALLAFLQRVGDQDYFERGIELAIEKQGMLVEPMDISDLYAVEIDFAEDLERANHFV